aaagctcgggtcgtcttctcaaggaattgcagggaagtatgatttattattggttatggaaaacagtatttTGGATTTTGAAAGGGTTTTGAACAGGAGAAAGAGATTgtaggaattaataaattaataactaataaaactcttggcaaggtatgaaaactggaagtcctatcctagttatccttatcaatggtgatgagaattatatttttgctaccattaagtcaacctctaactatgaaggtaagttaagtggacaaatcaatttaacacctaaagtcctagtcaactcctagggaaagactagagttataggaatctaaattaatcaacaaagataacaattatcaatcacgatgagtttgacgactcaagagttaccaattaatcaaccaaagccaaaagggaaaaatctaaattatttacataataaatagaagaaagcaatcataagtctgaaatacctcaaattatattaaatgaaGATATCAATTTTAATAtggagttcataaattaaattgggaaaataaataaaaagaacattaaacctggaaattgagaagaagaaatcctaaattctttaagaggaatcctaatcctaatcctaagagagaggagagagcctctctctctaaaaactacatctaaattatgaaaagtgaaatatgAATGTGATGTATGTTGTATCCTGTCTCTGATGAATGGATGCGTTCCCTCattttatagcctctaatatgtattttctgggccaaaaacagGGTCAAAcacagcccagaaattgcccccagcactttctggttcgtacaggtcgcagcaaagtgacgcggagggTAATTCACAGATGCAACGTGTGCGCGTCAttcacgcatccgcgtcacctAACTTCATAGCAGctatgaaaaattatatatcattgcgaagccccggatgttagcttttcgacgcaactggaaccgcgtcatttggacctctgtagctcaagttatggtcgatttagtaccaaaaggtcaggctggacagctttagcAATTCGtttagtttcttgtattccttccagttttgcatgcttcctttccatcctctaaactctgaaatcacttaacacacatatcaaggcatcgaatggtaataagtgatgattaaaataaaagaaaataaaagccaaagaagcatgttttcaatcatagcacaaaatcaggaaggagaatgtaaaaccatgcaaatcatatgaataagtgggcaaggacttgataaaatcactcaaattagcacaagataaaccataaaatagtggtttatcaacctccccacacttaaacattagcatgtcctcatgctaagctcaagagaagctataaaggagtgaagaggaatgatagaatgtatgaaatgcaacctatctatgtgaatgcaactacatgcaaaatgtttctacctacttggttaaaagtaaataagttctctaggacaaatatgaatcaaattccactaattcaaatcatacagtgaaaacaagtaaacttgtaagaagatagctaatgaaagcagggaacatagaatcaatcattgaaccctcactggtagtgtatatcactctagtctctcaagtgtatagggtaattcactctactcttctctaatcatgctttctaaactgtATTCTTCaactaaccaatcaacaaatatttagcataccaatgcaaacatcatgaggtcttttcaaggttataatggggctgaggtaaaggtaaggatgtatatataaggctaagtgagctaacaaagtgaatccttgattagtctaagatctaaCTTAACATACATACTTTATATAAATTCAAAGTTCTTTTACCTACTTACACAAATTTTccccacttttgtattacatgctcatgcaccaaatttatttttgaattttgtcacATGTGCATtggttctttttattttgcattggggtaatttttgtATCCctttatttaatttcttaaatttttttatttttattttttattttttattttttttattttttattttttattttttttaatgcgcatggtaatttaattattttgatttcacatgagcatgcttcccaaaccTTGAAATAACTTACTCAATTTAATTCTCTTTTTTCTATCATCCCgtgttcccataaaattccccatacttaaattatacacaatatctatcttaagctaaccaaggattcaacttgggatttttatgttgtttttctgcttaaggctagtaatgtggttatgaaATAGAAGGGGGTTTAAAAAgttcaaagtggctaacaaaggtgacataaaagggtaggcttatttgggaaaCGTGAGCTAAaacaagtaatggcctcaatcatatgcaagcatgtaaatacactaaataatggacatatagactaaaacaaagtaaatattgcaatcatagagaagaaaacacacaagaataaaattcaTGGTTTAAATAGTGTAACTGACGTGGCGGAAATTGGCGagttaagaatttattaatagGGATACATCgcaagtacagtccttaaccaACCAAAAATctgcttatcaatttaaaaggggttgtcacaatattgaaatttaaaatactgggagtatgaatcccaagtcgtctcccaacgagttgtaGAGAGATGCGCTATTTCATCAATCGGCTGTTTTAAaaaaatggttgagttgataaacagaaatttaaattagagaatttaattaatttcaaataaaaaccTTAACTGGGggtagattagttggaagccatattcttgttgaaatactctcaagattaattaataattggaagttactctgcttagttaacccttactaggtaaaggaaagtcaagcaagttggaaaTCGGTTTCTAGTcataagtcctaatcctctcccttgggaaggactaTAGTTAATGATTAGAGGGTGAttcaacaataaacccaattataatttttctcttGAGTAGTTCAACTCgagggttcctttcaatcatcccCCAATCAAGTCatggaactactcactcatcataattataaaattcacAGAATTAaaggtgaaaataaaaaaaaacatgataaacaataataaaaggattaattgaaaataaaaatagtctatattaataacttgtaAAAATAAGCCAAAGTCAACTCTAGAGGGATTAAaaatatggaagaataaatataaaaattaaataacaaaataagatgactagtaccggaggtagactcttctcaaaagctaaagccaaaatcttCCAATGCTAATTATGAATGCTCAAGTGAGTgaaaaacctaggggaggagtaaatccagatctaaaactaaaaattatgcagAATGAATTGTGTCTCTcgtttctgcatgttccctgactctAATCTGTAATTCCGGGCCAAAAATTGGGTTGAAATCCGGCCTAGaaactctgccagcgacttctgaaattctgcagatcgcgcacgtcacgtgGATGCGTCATTCGGTGTTTTGCTTTTCCATGCGGgcgcgtcgtccatgcctcCGCGTCGCTTCTGTTTTTTTCCAATCTGCGCGTCCGTGTCactcatgcggccgcgtcactgcaaTTTTCTCTtttccacgcggtcgcgtcgctgacgcgtacgcgtcacttctcgctggtcatctcctccatttcatgtattccttccatttttgcaagcttccttcccaatctcccACTCATTCATGTCCtgtaaagcctgaaacacttaacacacagatcacgttatcgaatggaataaaggggGATTAAAATACCTACTTAAAGGTCTCCAGGAAGTAAGTTTttaatcatgtaataattttaggaaggaaatataaatgcatgctaattatatgaataagtgggtaaagaccatgataaaaccacacaattaaacacattgtaaaccataaaatagtggtttatcaacctccccacacttaaacatgaACATGTCCTCATGCTTTGTTGAAGGAGATAGAATAAATGAGTAGGAACATGTAAAACTCATGCAATGTAGTGCAACCTATACATGTGAATGCAACTGTATGATTCGTGTCCACTTGATCAAGaataaataagctcttcaaaataattataaattaagctccactaattcaattctcATACAGTAAGAACAGATAAAGATGCAAGAAggtagctcatgaaagcagggaacatagaattttaagcattgaaccctcactgatgatgtatgTATAATCTAATCTCTccagtgtatagggtaatcactctatccttctctaattaTGGTCCCTAAATTTTGTtcttctcctaaccaatcaacaacatttaatataccaatgcaacatcatgaggtcttttcaaggttgtaatggggccaaggtaaaggtaaggatacatataaggttaagtgagcttataaattgaatctttaattaactcAAACTCTAACATAACCtatgtattttatataactATGGAGTTCGTACCTAGCTACCCAGATTTCTCtttcacattccatactcatgtatcaactgtttatattaattttatcctACATGAATTGACCTTTGGATTCTTAACtcaacattggggtaattttggtccccttatttatttattgaatatatttttttttaaacatagcttatcaatgcacatggatttttgATTTTcatagtttcacatgagtaggtgtCCAAATTCCTATTATATTATCATGACATATTTCCTTATTATcttttgttcccacaatttcccatacttaattagcacacacaattctatcttaagctaaccaaagattcaaattggggtatataattgtttttccgcttaaggctagtaatgtggtaaattatagaacaaatgggatttaaaggctcaaagtggctaacaaaggtaattgaaggggtaggcttaatttggataagtgagctaaacaattaatggcctcaatcatatgcagcatataaatatattaaacatTAGACATATAAGATGGAACAAAATATAggttacaatcatagagaagtaaacacacaagaatgaaacaaatatggttaaataatgtaaccatgcataaaggcttaattctcacaggttgtgtgttctttagctttaaaaatcatgttccaaatacaacttcaagcaaatttaacataagagttttaattaaaattagtaaaatttttgttccaaaaaaaaattagagtcttagaagaaacttattgtcttttcaatcaagtagaacatgcatgcaactaatctATTATTATGCAATTTATCCTATTCTAAAAGAAAAACTAACcaaatatcctaatttattggtgtttagggaagaaaaattacctccggaagtcaggtactaaccgacctccccacacttaaggatttgcaccgtcctcggtgccatctgtcaggaacaatggtgggctggtggcagtgtctccacagtcgggaccATCATGGCTCCTTATGCTGGTGAAAgaagtggagtccggagtgGCTGGATCGTTATCGGGTCTATGATTGCCTGTGAGGagctccttgaggtatttgaaACGGCGTTGGTTGCGGCGCTCTTggagctttgctttcttctCTTGTTGGTCTAACCACTTCAGTATCTGGTGCAGTAGCTGATTAGTAGATGGTGGAGGAGCTGCTGCATCTGctgtggactggctggtagtggcaagttgtggcctgagatatctcccgttagggacatactgatcatcccgtggaagaatggctttggtgtctccaGCTCTGTAGGATACTCCGCCTGCTGAGATAAGATCAGAGACCAAGGCGgggaaaggtaggttgcccgTGATCTGCACGTGTTCCATAGCATTCCGGATATGTCTTGGTAAATTAAGAGGTTGatctgtgaggatgcaccatagtagaacggccatgtctgtGAAGGAGGAGTCATGAGTACTCgggaagacgtaatgggacataatctgtgcccatacgtgagcctctaaggtaagtgcggaagccgagattctcttaggacgggaacgatggtatccaaAGATCCATTTGCTGCCAGGTTGAGCGATAACTCTGATAACATATGCAATGAAAACATATGCCAGGTTGACCAAATAAATTCCTAACaccaataaaaaagaaagaaaaaaagaaaacatatgcAATGAAAgtagaaagaaagagaagggaagaagaaaacataaataaagaagaagaatagaaaagtGAGgatggaagaagaaaagaaaaaccttgATAATGGTGGTAAGGGAGAGAAAAAGTAGAAAGTGAGAATGagggaagaaggaagaaaggggaagaaagaaatagggagggaaaagaaaaagtaggattgggggaagagaaagataagatatgtggcaaattaggataagctgtgcggcgcaagtgacgcagacgcgtgagaGACACGTTCGCGCAAATGCGCATTAAGTgaatcgacgcggacgcgtcggtcacgcggacgcatgacacatgttatgctactggcgcgagagcagcctcgcgctcgcacaactttctgttcgaatttttatttttgccaaattttgggtgacgggatcgcgtgggtcacgcgatcgcgtgagtggccatTAGAAGGATATGACGTGGACGCGtaagccatgcgtccgcgtgggAAGAATTTGTGCGTTCAGCACCGATCCATCACCACTTTAGCACAACTTTCGGTCGTGCACCCATTTTACGTCGAATTCCAGGGCACGCGGCTGCGTGAGTAACGGGACGCGTGGGAGGCTAATTTTTGCActtgacgcggacgcgtcaacgATGCGGTCGCGTGTGAtgatttgtgccaaaggcacgcctccagcaaCGCTCTCgtgtgactctctgttcaattctcCTTTCTTCAAAATGGactagtgacgcggacgcgtcagcaaCGCTGACGCGTCGCGTGcgtgcttttttttttatgcaaatgcaGTATGCAGATGAGGTGCAAGATAAAGGCAGTAGTATGGAGAAGAGTTATAGATGAGggaagagaaggagaagaagaggaacgatcataccgtggtgggttgtctcccacctagcactttgctttaacatCCTTAAGTTTGACGCTTCAGTAGCTCAGTTTTCAGTTGCGAGTGGATCCTCCAGGAGGAAGATCTCTAACTCCTTGTTTTTCGTCGCCTTCTCACCATGGTAGAGCTTTAAACGATGTCCATTAACCTTGATGAGTTTAGAGCTTGAAGGGTGACTTAGATGGAAAACTCCGTACGGCTCAGCCCTCTCGACTCTATATGGACCTTCCCACCTTGATCGCAGTTTGCCTGGCATGAGCTTCAATCTAGAGTTGTAAAGAAGGACCAAatccccaggttggaactccTTTCTCTTGATGTGTTGATCATGTACAGCCTTCATTTTCTCCTTGTACAGTCTTGAgttttcataagcttctaggtGAAGGCTCTCcaattcttgcagttgcaacttcctttcaaCTCCGGCTTTCTCAAATCCCATGTTACATTCCTTTACTGCCCAAAAAGCTTTGTGCTCCACCTCAACTGGAAGGTGACAAGCCTTTCCATAGACTAAgcggaaaggactcatcccaatgggtgtcttgtatgctgttctgtatgcccatagtgcatcttgtagtctggtgctccagtctcttctatgaggtttgactatcttctgtAAGATACGCTTGATCTCTATGTtagacacctcggcttgcccattagtctgaggaTAGTAGGCTGTTGCTATTTTATGAAtgatcccatgcttcttcagtaatcttattagtctcctgttacgaaaatgggtgccttgatcgctcacgatcgctcgtggtgatccaaagcgactaATAATgtggtttctaacaaaggaaacaacagtgttagcatcatcaatATGGGTAGGAAtcgcttccacccatttagaaacattgtctacagctaacaatatatagaggtggccattagaatttggaaatggacccatgaagtcaatgccccagacataaaaaatttcacagaaaagcatagtttgttgaggcatttcatccctctgggatatattaccaaacctcTGGCATGggggacaagatttacaaaattcagCAGCGTATTTAAAAAGGgtgggccaccagaatccacaatctaagatttttctagctgttctttgagggccaaaatgtcctctactctcagatgagtgacaggcctctaaaatggactgaaattctgattgaggcacacaccttctaattacctgatcagcgccacatctccacaaatatgggtcatcccatatataatatttagactcgcttttcagcttgtctctttggtGTTTAGTAAAGTGTGGAGGAAAAGTacggctaactagataattagctacaggtgcataccaagggattacctcagatactgcttgtaggttatcaaatggaaaattatcagCTATAGGAGTGGAGTCATCCTTAATGTGTTCAAGGCGACttaagtggtctgccactagattctgggtaccactcctatcctttatttctaaatcaaattcttgtagcaGCAGTATCTAACGtataagccttggtttggattcctttttagctaatagatactttagagctgcgtggtctgaatacactactacgttagtaccaagtaaataggctcaaaatttatccagagcaaaaacaatagcaagaagctctttttcagtagtagtgtagttAGACTGAGCGGCGTCTAAAGTtttagacgcataagcaataacaaaagggtccttaccttcacgctgagccagtgctgctcctactgcatggttggaagcatcgcacatgatttcgaATGGCTGGCTCTagtctggtcctctcacaattagAGCTTGAGTCAGGGCAGTTTTCAGCTTGtcaaacgcttgtttgcaatcctcactgaactcaaactcaatatctttctgcagtaatctggataagggaagtgctaccttactaatgtccttaatgaatcttcggtaaaaacctgcatggccaaggaacgaacggacttccctcataGAAGAGGAGTAAggcaaactagaaataacatccacctttgctggatctacagaaATGCCAGTATTAGATACAACATGACCCAGTACGATTCcttgtttaaccataaaatgacatttttcaaaattcagtacaaggtttgtactgacacatctatctaatactctagataaactatccaagaaaaggttaaaagaatcaccataaatgctaaaatcatccataaaaacctccatacagtcctcaataagatcagagaaaagactcatcatgcacctttggaaggtagctggtgcattgcacacgccaaagggcattctcttgtaagcataggtcccaaaaggacatgtaaaggtagtcttttcctgatcctcaggagctatatgaatctggaaatagcctgtataaccatctaaaaagcaataatgtgatttacctaaCAGGCGATCCaacatttgatcaatgaatggaagagggTAGCGATCCTTACGAGTAGATTGGTTGAGACgtctgtaatcaatgcagaccctCCAGGCGTTTTGTACTctggttgctatgagctctccacGCTCATTCTTCACTATAGTGAccccagacttcttgggcaccacttgtactgggctcacccattcactatctgagatggggtagataATACCTGCCTctaatagtctggtcacttccttcttgacaacctctaaaatagtggggttcaatcttctttggggttgacgaACAGGTCTTTCTCCTTCCTCTAAAAATATCCTAtgctcacaaacttgagggttGATGACTACTATGTTTGCTAAAATCCACCCAATTACTTTTTTGTGCTTCCTCAGCACACTAAGTAACTGCTCTTCCTGCTTAGAAGTGAGGTCCcgtgcaatgataactggaaacttctgcttgtcctcgaggtaagcatatttgaggtgTGGAGGGAGGGGTTTTAATTCTAACTTCTGTTCATAATCTGGCTCTAGATTATCTGGAACTAGTGGCAGTGGTAGAGTGCCTGTATTGTCCTTGGaattccccacacttggacTTTGTCCTATGTACTTATCTTCAAACTCTTCCTGGTGAACTTCAGCTACGGTTTCATCTATGATgtcacactggaagatagaacggTCGTCTGGAGGGTGCTTCATaactccattcagattgaagtTTACTACTCGGCCgtctatttcaaaagagtatgtgcctgcaaaagcatctaatttgaactTCGAAG
The genomic region above belongs to Arachis stenosperma cultivar V10309 chromosome 5, arast.V10309.gnm1.PFL2, whole genome shotgun sequence and contains:
- the LOC130980824 gene encoding uncharacterized protein LOC130980824, whose translation is MGFEKAGVERKLQLQELESLHLEAYENSRLYKEKMKAVHDQHIKRKEFQPGDLVLLYNSRLKLMPGKLRSRWEGPYRVERAEPYGVFHLSHPSSSKLIKVNGHRLKLYHGEKATKNKELEIFLLEDPLATEN